The following proteins are co-located in the Micromonospora coriariae genome:
- a CDS encoding YbaB/EbfC family nucleoid-associated protein produces MTDPMSAFDALAGRIADIERRFTGLQDDLAELSGTASDESGLVSATVDATGVLTGLNFAPAALRAGTEGLAELVLDAYRRARTAATERVEERTEGLGVELGAGLTDLFGRPGDFSALGRLEETIGRLGRLDDRLPGSPA; encoded by the coding sequence ATGACAGACCCGATGTCCGCGTTCGACGCGCTCGCCGGACGGATCGCCGACATCGAACGCCGGTTCACGGGCCTACAGGACGACCTGGCCGAGCTGTCCGGCACCGCGAGCGACGAGAGCGGCCTGGTCTCCGCGACCGTCGACGCCACCGGCGTGCTCACCGGCCTCAACTTCGCGCCCGCCGCGCTGCGCGCCGGCACCGAGGGGTTGGCGGAGCTGGTGCTCGACGCGTACCGGCGGGCCCGCACGGCAGCCACCGAGCGGGTCGAGGAGCGCACCGAGGGGTTGGGCGTCGAGCTCGGCGCGGGCCTGACCGACCTGTTCGGCAGGCCCGGTGACTTCTCGGCGCTGGGTCGCCTGGAGGAGACCATCGGCCGGCTCGGGCGGCTGGACGACCGCCTCCCGGGTTCGCCGGCATGA
- a CDS encoding SseB family protein — MTSPSWPEIVARLRDAIARCDRDTDLELSAGSRGIRLLVRREVVRVLCPGYDEARLTALGWRRPTGDTNWWYELPRVPQQVERLSTLVARTAAEVLTDQPGALSCRAVAPATRPTPAARPAGPVVRAAPGQTAEPAVVALLAAAAERHDLPGYLGVLAGAMVCVPLTGEPAADGDFPWAVVGDATGAPLLPVFTSPQALAAFAGAGVPFVALPCAELLEDWPDESWGLAVDAGSDRAVSLAPPALAALLTANVPAG, encoded by the coding sequence ATGACCTCGCCGAGCTGGCCGGAGATCGTCGCGCGGCTGCGGGACGCGATCGCCCGTTGCGACCGCGACACGGACCTGGAGCTCTCCGCCGGTTCGCGGGGGATCCGGCTGTTGGTGCGCCGCGAGGTGGTTCGGGTGCTCTGCCCGGGCTACGACGAGGCACGCCTGACCGCGCTCGGCTGGCGCCGGCCGACCGGCGACACCAACTGGTGGTACGAGTTGCCGCGTGTTCCGCAGCAGGTGGAGCGGCTGAGCACGTTGGTGGCCCGTACCGCCGCCGAGGTCCTGACCGACCAGCCGGGCGCGCTCTCCTGCCGGGCCGTGGCACCGGCCACCCGTCCCACCCCGGCGGCGCGGCCGGCCGGGCCGGTCGTCCGGGCGGCACCCGGCCAGACGGCGGAGCCGGCGGTGGTGGCGCTGCTCGCCGCGGCCGCCGAGCGGCACGACCTGCCCGGATACCTCGGCGTGCTGGCCGGCGCCATGGTGTGCGTTCCGCTGACCGGGGAGCCGGCGGCGGACGGCGACTTCCCGTGGGCGGTGGTCGGCGATGCGACGGGCGCGCCGCTGCTGCCGGTCTTCACCTCCCCACAGGCCCTTGCCGCGTTCGCCGGGGCCGGCGTGCCGTTCGTCGCGCTGCCCTGCGCCGAGCTGCTGGAGGACTGGCCGGACGAGTCGTGGGGGCTGGCGGTGGACGCGGGCAGCGACCGGGCGGTCAGCCTGGCCCCACCGGCGCTGGCGGCCCTGCTCACGGCGAACGTCCCGGCCGGGTAG
- a CDS encoding DUF5703 family protein, with the protein MDYEYAPLRLPPNVDRLTAAAQLAIQAEFSGWELARVRLFRDGTRQVVLRRRRANQPQPGLSY; encoded by the coding sequence ATGGACTACGAATACGCGCCGCTACGGTTGCCGCCGAACGTCGACCGGTTGACCGCCGCGGCGCAGCTGGCGATCCAGGCGGAGTTCTCCGGATGGGAGTTGGCCCGGGTGCGGCTGTTCCGGGACGGCACCCGGCAGGTGGTGCTACGTCGGCGACGGGCCAACCAGCCGCAGCCGGGCCTGTCGTACTGA
- a CDS encoding DUF3090 domain-containing protein: MTHQVHAFEPPERFVAGTVGPPGERTFFLQARGGGRLVSVALEKVQVSLLAEKLEELLTEAQRRFGVDLPELAPVVGDNEPLDTPVDEEFRVGTLGLAFDVDTATVVIEAIAAGEVEAEVELGDEDDDEDDDEDDEPDEDLDRLRVRLTPQATRQFIERARRVVNAGRPPCPLCGQPLDPAGHLCPRHNGYHR; this comes from the coding sequence ATGACCCACCAGGTGCACGCCTTCGAGCCGCCGGAGCGGTTCGTCGCCGGGACCGTCGGCCCGCCGGGGGAGCGCACGTTCTTCCTGCAGGCTCGCGGCGGCGGCCGGCTGGTCAGCGTCGCGCTGGAGAAGGTCCAGGTGTCCCTGCTCGCCGAGAAGCTGGAAGAGCTACTGACCGAGGCGCAGCGGCGCTTCGGCGTGGACCTGCCCGAGCTGGCGCCGGTGGTGGGCGACAACGAGCCGCTGGACACTCCGGTCGACGAGGAGTTCCGGGTCGGCACCCTCGGGCTGGCCTTCGACGTGGACACCGCGACCGTGGTGATCGAAGCGATCGCCGCCGGCGAGGTCGAAGCCGAGGTCGAGCTGGGCGACGAGGACGACGACGAGGACGACGACGAGGACGACGAGCCGGACGAGGACCTGGACCGGCTCCGGGTCCGGCTCACCCCGCAGGCGACCCGCCAGTTCATCGAGCGGGCCCGGCGAGTGGTGAACGCGGGCCGGCCGCCGTGCCCGCTGTGCGGCCAGCCGTTGGACCCCGCCGGGCACCTCTGCCCGCGGCACAACGGTTACCACCGGTGA
- a CDS encoding undecaprenyl-diphosphate phosphatase, whose protein sequence is MTWVEAIVLGIVQGLTEFLPVSSSGHLRITSAIFFDRDAGASFTAVTQLGTEAAVLIYFAKDIWRITRTWLVGLRDRSVRSSLDYRMGWYVIVGSIPIGLFGFVFKDQIKTAGRNLWVVATTLIVFAFVLAFAEYWGRQTRTLENFRMKDGVVMGFAQAMALIPGVSRSGGTLTAGLLLNLTREAAARYSFLLAIPAVVMSGVFSLGDVFEPSAPGTSAPTVAQMIVATVIAFGIGYAAIAWLLRYVAHHTLYVFVLYRVALGTLVLALLLTGTITAT, encoded by the coding sequence GTGACCTGGGTCGAGGCCATCGTCCTGGGCATCGTCCAGGGATTGACCGAGTTCCTTCCGGTCAGCTCGTCGGGGCACCTACGGATCACGTCGGCGATCTTCTTCGACCGCGACGCCGGCGCGTCGTTCACCGCGGTCACCCAGCTCGGCACCGAAGCCGCCGTGCTGATCTACTTCGCCAAGGACATCTGGCGGATCACCCGGACCTGGCTGGTCGGGCTGCGTGACCGCTCGGTGCGCTCCAGCCTCGACTACCGGATGGGCTGGTACGTGATCGTCGGCTCGATCCCCATCGGGCTGTTCGGTTTCGTGTTCAAGGACCAGATCAAGACCGCCGGGCGAAACCTGTGGGTCGTCGCGACCACGCTGATCGTCTTCGCGTTCGTGCTGGCGTTCGCGGAGTACTGGGGCCGGCAGACCCGCACCCTGGAGAACTTCCGCATGAAGGACGGCGTGGTGATGGGCTTCGCCCAGGCCATGGCGCTGATCCCGGGGGTGTCCCGCTCCGGGGGCACGCTCACCGCCGGGCTGCTGCTCAACCTGACCCGGGAGGCGGCGGCGCGGTACTCGTTCCTGCTGGCCATCCCGGCGGTGGTCATGTCCGGCGTGTTCAGCCTCGGGGACGTCTTCGAACCGTCCGCCCCGGGCACGTCCGCACCCACAGTCGCCCAGATGATCGTGGCCACGGTGATCGCCTTCGGCATCGGGTACGCGGCCATCGCCTGGCTGCTCCGCTACGTCGCCCACCACACCCTGTACGTCTTCGTGCTGTACCGGGTCGCGCTGGGCACCCTGGTACTCGCCCTGCTGCTGACCGGGACGATCACCGCCACCTGA
- a CDS encoding WXG100 family type VII secretion target: MSGPAGSAVQLWNGLDNALSGVEDAVDSVCRTLAWPLIQIVDMVDGEPAVLRAKAAEWDALAGQVRELAQGHRGAREAAQPGWRSPAGEAYGQRLAEVEQQLLDVAEQFAATAEYLRSVADGLQTVHDVLVDLCVEFVNFLLVTLVTALLMAPFTAGASWVAGMGVAVTRGLIVLTRMLKIIRPLAAHLQKVIRLLQRVMLYLRKLRNHLDKLVDMQKKLRTGQKYADKRRAAGKADKWHHKFLDPTKGTYKLGKSGSPFDMGALDRAAALRAHGVADGARVIARDWATNLPWNVPNSIVHGVTWGSVALASGLSVPGSEQVSDQIDQAVQGGADWIDQNVFGQPPAEKPAGR, from the coding sequence ATGAGCGGGCCGGCAGGCAGCGCCGTCCAGCTGTGGAACGGCCTCGACAACGCACTGTCCGGAGTGGAGGACGCGGTCGACAGCGTCTGCCGGACGCTCGCCTGGCCACTCATCCAGATCGTCGACATGGTCGACGGCGAGCCCGCCGTGCTGCGCGCGAAGGCCGCCGAGTGGGACGCGCTGGCCGGGCAGGTGCGCGAGCTGGCGCAGGGGCACCGCGGGGCCCGCGAGGCCGCGCAGCCCGGGTGGCGGTCGCCCGCCGGCGAGGCGTACGGCCAGCGGCTGGCCGAGGTGGAACAGCAACTGCTCGACGTCGCCGAGCAGTTCGCCGCGACCGCGGAGTATCTGCGCAGCGTCGCCGACGGTCTGCAGACCGTGCACGACGTGCTCGTCGACCTCTGCGTCGAGTTCGTGAACTTCCTGCTGGTGACGCTGGTGACGGCGTTGCTGATGGCGCCGTTCACCGCCGGGGCGTCCTGGGTGGCAGGCATGGGGGTCGCCGTGACCAGGGGCCTGATCGTGCTCACCCGCATGCTGAAGATCATCAGGCCGCTGGCGGCGCACCTGCAGAAGGTCATCCGGCTGCTCCAGCGGGTCATGCTGTACCTGCGCAAGCTGCGCAACCACCTCGACAAGCTCGTCGACATGCAGAAGAAGCTGCGCACCGGCCAGAAGTACGCCGACAAGCGGCGCGCCGCCGGCAAGGCCGACAAGTGGCACCACAAGTTCCTCGACCCCACGAAGGGCACCTACAAGCTGGGCAAGTCCGGTTCACCGTTCGACATGGGCGCCCTCGACCGGGCCGCCGCGCTGCGGGCGCACGGCGTCGCCGACGGCGCCCGGGTGATCGCCCGGGACTGGGCCACCAACCTGCCGTGGAACGTGCCGAACTCGATAGTGCACGGCGTCACCTGGGGGTCCGTCGCGCTCGCCTCCGGCCTCTCCGTGCCCGGTAGCGAGCAGGTCAGCGACCAGATCGACCAGGCGGTGCAGGGTGGCGCCGACTGGATCGACCAGAATGTCTTCGGGCAGCCGCCCGCAGAGAAGCCGGCGGGCCGTTAG
- a CDS encoding SCO1664 family protein: MTSSGLQPRQDGDAALRLLRDGALDLEGRLVDASNTTLRGILTLDGLTARCVYKPVRGERPLWDFPDGTLAGREVSAYLVSRATGWDLVPPTVLRDGPFGPGSCQLWIDEPEDAEPLVGFVPAEELPPRWFPIAAARDDDGAAYALAHADDPRLARLAVLDAVINNADRKGGHVLVGADDRIYGVDHGVSFHVEDKLRTVLWGWAGKQLPPDAVEMLDGLAGQVSGALGAELADHLTISEIAELAARVDVLRQTGRFPQPPEDWPAVPWPPM; the protein is encoded by the coding sequence GTGACGTCGTCCGGCCTCCAGCCTCGCCAGGACGGCGACGCCGCGCTGCGGCTGTTGCGTGACGGCGCGCTCGACCTGGAGGGTCGGCTGGTCGACGCGTCGAACACCACGCTGCGCGGCATCCTGACCCTCGACGGGTTGACCGCCCGCTGTGTCTACAAGCCGGTCCGTGGCGAGCGCCCACTCTGGGACTTCCCCGACGGCACCCTCGCCGGCCGGGAGGTCTCGGCGTACCTGGTCTCCCGGGCCACCGGATGGGACCTGGTGCCGCCCACCGTGCTCCGCGACGGCCCGTTCGGGCCGGGCTCCTGCCAGCTCTGGATCGACGAGCCGGAGGACGCCGAACCGCTGGTCGGGTTCGTGCCCGCCGAGGAGCTGCCGCCGCGCTGGTTCCCGATCGCCGCCGCCCGTGACGACGACGGCGCCGCGTACGCCCTCGCCCACGCCGACGACCCGCGGCTGGCCCGGCTCGCGGTGCTCGACGCGGTGATCAACAACGCCGACCGTAAGGGCGGCCACGTGCTGGTCGGCGCCGACGACCGGATCTACGGCGTGGACCACGGGGTGAGCTTCCACGTCGAGGACAAGCTGCGTACGGTCCTCTGGGGCTGGGCCGGGAAGCAGCTGCCACCGGACGCCGTGGAGATGCTCGACGGGCTCGCCGGCCAGGTCTCCGGGGCACTCGGCGCGGAGCTGGCCGACCACCTGACGATCAGCGAGATCGCCGAGCTGGCCGCCCGGGTCGACGTGTTGCGGCAGACCGGCCGTTTCCCGCAGCCGCCCGAGGACTGGCCGGCGGTGCCCTGGCCGCCCATGTGA
- a CDS encoding histidine phosphatase family protein translates to MATLLLLRHGRTTANADGGLAGRQPVELDETGRAQASAVGERLRGVPLAAVVTSPLIRCRQTLELALPQAAPVVEEGLIECDYGSWEGQPLKKLAKEPLWPVVQQHPSAVVFPEGEAMAAMAARAVAAVRSWDARVSAEHGPEAVWLACSHGDVIKAIVADALGVHLDLFQRIVADPASVTAIRFTPLRPFLIRLNDTGGDLAALVPPPRKRRRRATRAGDSDAAVGGGAGASR, encoded by the coding sequence GTGGCGACCCTTCTGCTTCTGCGACACGGCCGGACGACCGCGAACGCGGACGGCGGCCTGGCTGGCCGCCAGCCCGTCGAGTTGGACGAGACGGGCCGGGCCCAGGCGAGCGCGGTGGGCGAGCGGCTGCGGGGGGTGCCGCTCGCGGCGGTGGTGACGAGTCCGCTGATCCGCTGCCGGCAGACGCTGGAGCTGGCGCTTCCGCAGGCCGCTCCGGTGGTCGAGGAGGGGCTGATCGAGTGTGACTACGGCAGCTGGGAGGGACAGCCGCTGAAGAAGCTCGCCAAGGAGCCGCTCTGGCCGGTGGTCCAGCAGCACCCCAGCGCGGTGGTCTTTCCGGAAGGGGAGGCGATGGCCGCGATGGCGGCGCGTGCGGTGGCGGCGGTCCGCTCATGGGACGCCCGGGTGAGCGCCGAGCACGGGCCCGAGGCGGTCTGGCTGGCCTGCAGCCACGGTGATGTGATCAAGGCCATCGTGGCGGACGCTCTCGGCGTACACCTGGATCTTTTTCAGCGGATCGTGGCCGACCCGGCGTCGGTGACCGCGATCCGGTTCACGCCGCTGCGGCCGTTCCTGATCCGGCTCAACGACACCGGGGGCGACCTCGCCGCGCTGGTGCCGCCGCCGCGCAAGCGGCGTCGGCGCGCGACCCGTGCGGGTGATTCCGACGCGGCCGTCGGCGGTGGGGCTGGTGCTTCGCGATGA
- a CDS encoding LLM class F420-dependent oxidoreductase translates to MRLGLSLGYQTAWSTPADHLALAQEADRLGYSVVWAAEAYGSDSPSMLAWMAGQTERIDVGAAVMQIPARTPAATAMTAATIDALSGGRFRLGLGVSGPQVSEGWHGVRFAKPLARTREFVDIVKLAIARKEVAYDGEHYTLPLPDGPGKALRLGFHPPREHIPIYLAAVGPKNLELAGEIADGWLAVFYAPEFADEQLASVSAGRAKVGKELAGFDVVPSVPVVVGDDVASCAELVRWYAALYVGGMGSRQQNFYNQLATRMGYGDAAREVQDLYLAKRQRDAAAAVPMEFIDRTSLLGPKERIAERMREYAAAGVTTLSVTLFVADRDSGVQTLRTVAEALDLSGVGE, encoded by the coding sequence GTGCGACTCGGGCTCAGCCTCGGATACCAGACGGCGTGGAGCACGCCAGCAGACCACCTGGCGCTGGCCCAGGAAGCGGACCGGCTCGGCTACTCGGTGGTGTGGGCCGCGGAGGCCTACGGCTCCGACTCGCCCAGCATGCTCGCCTGGATGGCCGGCCAGACCGAACGGATCGACGTGGGCGCCGCGGTGATGCAGATCCCGGCCCGTACGCCGGCGGCCACCGCGATGACCGCCGCCACCATCGACGCGCTCTCCGGCGGCCGGTTCCGGCTCGGCCTCGGCGTCTCCGGCCCGCAGGTCTCCGAGGGCTGGCACGGGGTGCGCTTCGCCAAGCCCCTGGCCCGGACCCGCGAGTTCGTGGACATCGTCAAGCTCGCCATCGCCCGCAAGGAGGTGGCGTACGACGGTGAGCACTACACACTGCCGCTCCCGGACGGCCCCGGCAAGGCGCTGCGACTGGGCTTCCACCCGCCCCGCGAGCACATCCCGATCTACCTGGCCGCGGTCGGCCCGAAGAACCTGGAACTGGCCGGCGAGATCGCCGACGGTTGGCTGGCCGTCTTCTACGCCCCAGAGTTCGCCGATGAGCAGCTCGCCTCGGTCAGCGCCGGGCGGGCCAAGGTCGGCAAGGAACTGGCCGGCTTCGACGTGGTGCCCTCGGTGCCGGTGGTGGTCGGCGACGACGTGGCCTCCTGCGCCGAGCTGGTGCGCTGGTACGCCGCGCTCTACGTCGGCGGGATGGGCAGCCGGCAGCAGAACTTCTACAACCAGCTCGCCACCCGGATGGGCTACGGCGACGCCGCCCGCGAGGTGCAGGACCTGTACCTGGCCAAGCGGCAGCGCGACGCGGCCGCCGCGGTGCCGATGGAGTTCATCGACCGCACCTCACTGCTCGGCCCGAAGGAACGCATCGCCGAGCGGATGCGGGAGTACGCCGCCGCAGGCGTCACCACGCTGTCGGTGACCCTGTTCGTGGCCGACCGGGACAGCGGCGTGCAGACCCTCCGTACCGTCGCCGAGGCGCTCGACCTCTCGGGAGTCGGCGAGTGA
- a CDS encoding M20/M25/M40 family metallo-hydrolase, with protein sequence MTSNAAPAGPEPTAEVVDLCRDLLRIDTTNTGDNDTSVGERRAAEYVAEKLAEVGLESVLHESAPGRANVVARIPGTDPSRGALLVHGHLDVVPADADEWSVHPFSGEQRDGYLWGRGAIDMKDFDAMVLAVVRHWQRTGVRPPRDIVLAYTADEEAGSDYGARFLVDNHRELFDGCTEAIGEVGGFSYSVNDSQRLYLIETAEKGIDWLRLHAKGRPGHGSMVHDDNAVTALAEAVARIGRHRFPVVVTDTVRAFLEEVSDLLGVELDPEDPETAIAKLGPIANIIGATIRNTANPTRLAAGYKDNVIPGRATATIDCRSLPGQSELLERQLRELVGPDIAIEYVQRQPALETTFDGDLVEAMSAALRAEDPGARPVPYMLSGGTDAKAFSQLGIRCFGFAPLRLPADLNFSALFHGIDERVPVDGLQFGVRVLDRFLRTC encoded by the coding sequence ATGACGAGCAATGCCGCCCCCGCCGGACCGGAACCCACCGCGGAGGTCGTGGACCTCTGCCGCGACCTGCTGCGTATCGACACCACCAACACGGGGGACAACGACACCAGCGTCGGTGAGCGCCGTGCGGCCGAGTACGTGGCGGAGAAGCTCGCCGAGGTGGGCCTGGAATCGGTCCTGCACGAGTCCGCGCCCGGTCGGGCGAACGTGGTGGCCCGGATCCCCGGCACCGACCCGAGCCGCGGCGCTCTGCTGGTGCACGGCCACCTGGACGTGGTGCCCGCCGACGCCGACGAGTGGTCCGTGCACCCGTTCTCCGGTGAGCAGCGCGACGGCTACCTGTGGGGTCGGGGCGCGATCGACATGAAGGACTTCGACGCCATGGTGCTCGCGGTGGTGCGGCACTGGCAGCGCACCGGCGTACGCCCCCCGCGCGACATCGTGCTGGCGTACACCGCCGACGAGGAGGCGGGCAGCGACTACGGCGCGCGTTTCCTGGTGGACAACCACCGTGAGCTCTTCGACGGCTGCACCGAGGCGATCGGTGAGGTCGGTGGTTTCTCGTACTCGGTGAACGACAGTCAGCGGCTCTACCTGATCGAGACCGCCGAGAAGGGCATCGACTGGCTGCGGCTGCACGCCAAGGGCCGCCCCGGGCACGGCTCGATGGTGCACGACGACAACGCGGTCACCGCGCTGGCCGAGGCGGTGGCCCGCATCGGCCGGCACCGTTTCCCGGTGGTGGTCACCGACACCGTACGGGCGTTCCTGGAGGAGGTCTCCGACCTGCTCGGCGTCGAGTTGGACCCGGAGGATCCGGAGACGGCGATCGCGAAGCTCGGCCCGATCGCCAACATCATCGGCGCGACCATCCGCAACACGGCGAACCCGACCCGGCTGGCCGCCGGTTACAAGGACAACGTCATCCCCGGCCGGGCCACCGCCACCATCGACTGTCGCAGCCTGCCCGGTCAGTCGGAGCTGTTGGAGCGGCAGTTGCGCGAGCTGGTCGGCCCGGACATCGCGATCGAGTACGTCCAGCGCCAGCCGGCGTTGGAGACCACCTTCGACGGTGACCTGGTCGAGGCCATGTCGGCGGCGCTGCGCGCCGAGGACCCGGGCGCGCGGCCAGTGCCGTACATGCTCTCCGGCGGCACCGACGCCAAGGCGTTCTCGCAGCTCGGCATCCGTTGCTTCGGGTTCGCGCCGCTGCGGCTGCCCGCCGACCTGAACTTCTCCGCGTTGTTCCACGGCATCGACGAGCGGGTTCCGGTCGACGGACTACAGTTCGGCGTGCGGGTACTCGACCGGTTCCTCCGCACCTGCTAG
- a CDS encoding aldo/keto reductase, giving the protein MQQRPLGRSGLAVSRLALGTMTWGRDTDADDAAAQLKSYLDAGGNLIDTADVYGDGDAESVIGSLLGTLVPRDDLLIATKAGLRPGSGRRRDGSRGHLLRTLDASLRRLGTDHVDLFQVHGYDPDTPLEETLAALDNAVASGKVRYVGVSNFSGWQTARAAAWQTAWPGRAPVVAAQVEYSLLERGVEREVLPACEALGLGVLPWSPLGRGVLTGKYRHGRPADSRAASPHFERFVATYLEPRCSSIVEAVATAAGGLGVSPLEVALAWIRDRPGVTAPILGARTVGQLLGALQVERITLPEEITTALDDVSAVPVGYPERDG; this is encoded by the coding sequence ATGCAACAGCGACCGCTCGGCCGAAGCGGGCTGGCGGTTTCCCGGCTCGCGCTCGGCACCATGACGTGGGGCCGGGACACCGACGCCGACGATGCGGCCGCCCAGCTGAAGAGTTACCTGGACGCGGGCGGCAACCTGATCGACACCGCCGACGTGTACGGCGACGGGGACGCCGAGTCGGTGATCGGCTCGCTGCTGGGCACCCTCGTTCCCCGTGACGATCTGCTGATCGCCACGAAGGCGGGGTTGCGCCCGGGCAGCGGCCGGCGCCGCGACGGCTCCCGTGGGCACCTGCTGCGCACCCTGGACGCCTCCCTGCGCCGGCTCGGCACCGACCACGTGGACCTGTTCCAGGTGCACGGGTACGACCCGGACACCCCGCTGGAGGAGACCCTGGCCGCGCTGGACAACGCGGTGGCCAGCGGAAAAGTGCGCTATGTCGGGGTGTCGAACTTCTCCGGCTGGCAGACCGCGCGGGCCGCCGCCTGGCAGACCGCCTGGCCGGGCCGGGCGCCGGTGGTCGCCGCTCAGGTGGAGTACTCGCTGTTGGAGCGGGGCGTGGAGCGGGAGGTGCTGCCCGCCTGCGAGGCGCTCGGCCTCGGCGTGCTGCCGTGGTCACCGCTGGGCCGGGGGGTGCTCACGGGCAAGTACCGCCATGGCCGTCCGGCGGACTCCCGGGCCGCCTCGCCGCACTTCGAGCGGTTCGTCGCCACGTACCTGGAGCCGCGGTGCTCCAGCATCGTGGAGGCGGTGGCGACCGCGGCCGGCGGGCTGGGCGTGTCGCCGCTGGAGGTGGCGCTGGCCTGGATCCGGGACCGGCCGGGGGTGACCGCGCCGATCCTCGGCGCCCGCACGGTCGGGCAGCTGCTCGGTGCGCTCCAGGTCGAACGGATCACGCTGCCCGAGGAGATCACCACTGCCCTGGACGACGTCTCCGCCGTGCCGGTGGGCTACCCCGAGCGGGACGGCTAG
- the mshC gene encoding cysteine--1-D-myo-inosityl 2-amino-2-deoxy-alpha-D-glucopyranoside ligase, whose translation MESWAGHEVPRLPGRGEPLALYDSARQGVHPSEPSDAGSMYVCGITPYDATHLGHAATMITFDLVQRMWRDAGRPVRYVQNVTDIDDPLLERAARDGEDWVVLAMRETALFREDMEALRIIPPEHYVGAVESIPDIADKVEVLLKDGAAYRLDDGTGDVYFDVSATGRYGYESNLTREQMLEIFPERGGDPDRAGKRDPLDPLLWRGAREGEPSWPGGELGPGRPGWHIECAVIALNLLGDRIDVQGGGNDLLFPHHEASAAHAERLTGQSPFAEHYVHAGMIGLDGEKMSKSRGNLVFVSRLRADKIDPMAVRLALISGHYRSDRTWTDELLTAAQDRLARWRRAAAAPAGPSGAELLAGVRERLADDLDTPGALAVADRWADATLAGATDDPEAPALFAKTVDALLGIHL comes from the coding sequence ATGGAGTCTTGGGCGGGACACGAGGTGCCACGGCTGCCGGGCAGGGGCGAGCCGTTGGCGTTGTACGACTCGGCGCGGCAGGGTGTCCACCCGAGTGAGCCGTCCGACGCGGGAAGCATGTACGTCTGCGGCATCACCCCGTACGACGCCACGCACCTCGGCCACGCCGCCACGATGATCACCTTTGACCTGGTGCAGCGGATGTGGCGCGACGCCGGCCGTCCGGTGCGGTACGTGCAGAACGTCACCGACATCGACGACCCACTGCTGGAGCGGGCCGCCCGTGACGGCGAGGACTGGGTGGTCCTGGCGATGCGCGAGACGGCGCTGTTCCGGGAGGACATGGAGGCGCTGCGGATCATCCCGCCGGAGCACTACGTGGGCGCGGTCGAGTCGATCCCGGACATCGCCGACAAGGTCGAGGTGCTGCTCAAGGACGGGGCCGCGTACCGGCTCGACGACGGCACCGGGGATGTCTACTTCGACGTCTCCGCCACCGGCCGGTACGGCTACGAGTCGAACCTGACCCGGGAGCAGATGCTGGAGATCTTCCCGGAGCGCGGCGGTGACCCGGACCGGGCCGGCAAACGCGACCCGCTGGACCCGCTACTGTGGCGCGGCGCCCGCGAGGGCGAGCCGTCCTGGCCCGGTGGCGAGCTGGGTCCGGGCCGCCCGGGTTGGCACATCGAGTGCGCGGTGATCGCGCTGAACCTGCTCGGTGACCGGATCGACGTGCAGGGCGGCGGCAACGACCTGCTGTTCCCGCACCACGAGGCGTCCGCCGCGCACGCCGAGCGGCTCACCGGTCAGTCGCCGTTCGCCGAGCACTACGTGCACGCCGGCATGATCGGCCTGGACGGCGAGAAGATGTCCAAGTCCCGCGGCAACCTGGTCTTCGTCTCCCGGCTGCGCGCCGACAAGATCGACCCGATGGCGGTCCGACTGGCCCTGATCTCCGGCCACTACCGCAGCGACCGCACGTGGACCGACGAACTGCTGACCGCCGCCCAGGACCGGCTGGCGCGCTGGCGCCGGGCCGCCGCCGCGCCCGCCGGACCGTCCGGGGCGGAGCTGCTGGCCGGGGTACGCGAACGCCTGGCCGACGACCTGGACACCCCCGGGGCCCTGGCGGTCGCCGACCGCTGGGCCGACGCAACCCTCGCCGGCGCGACGGACGACCCGGAAGCCCCGGCCCTGTTCGCCAAGACGGTAGACGCCCTCCTCGGCATCCACCTCTAA